A single window of Streptomyces xanthii DNA harbors:
- a CDS encoding RNA polymerase-binding protein RbpA, with protein sequence MSERALRGTRLVVTSYETDRGIDLAPRQAVEYACEKGHRFEMPFSVEAEIPPEWECKVCGAQALLVDGDGPEEKKAKPARTHWDMLMERRTREELEEVLEERLAVLRSGAMNIAVHPRDSRKSA encoded by the coding sequence ATGAGTGAGCGAGCTCTTCGCGGCACACGCCTCGTGGTGACCAGCTACGAGACGGACCGCGGCATCGACCTGGCCCCGCGCCAGGCCGTGGAGTACGCATGCGAGAAGGGGCATCGCTTTGAGATGCCCTTCTCGGTGGAGGCCGAAATTCCGCCGGAGTGGGAGTGCAAGGTCTGCGGGGCCCAGGCACTTCTGGTCGACGGTGACGGCCCTGAGGAGAAGAAGGCGAAGCCCGCCCGCACGCATTGGGACATGCTGATGGAGCGGCGCACCCGCGAGGAGCTCGAAGAGGTCCTCGAGGAGCGTCTGGCGGTGCTGCGCTCGGGCGCGATGAACATCGCGGTTCACCCGAGGGACAGCCGCAAGTCCGCGTGA
- a CDS encoding MFS transporter — MGTETVRDTGPGAEALAARRREQRGWYFYDWACSVYSTSVLTVFLGPYLTSVAKAAADADGYVHPLGIPVRAGSFFAYSVSLSVILAIFVMPLAGAAADRSGRKKPLLAVSAYTGAAATTGMFFLDGHRYLLGGVLLVVANASLAVSMVLYNAYLPQIAPPEERDAVSTRGWAFGYASGALVLVLDLVLYLNHDAFGVSESAAVRICLATAGVWWGAFTLVPLRRLRDRGAADAPARTAPGLRQLKATVMDMRRHPLTLSFLLAYLVYNDGVQTVISQASVYGSEELGLEQSTLIVAVLLVQVLAVVGALAMGRLARRYGGKRTILGSLVAWTVTIGAGYFLPAGAPVWFFALAVGIGLVLGGTQALSRSLFSHLVPAGKEAEYFSAYEMSDRGMSWLGPLVFGLAYQLTGSYRDAIVSLVAFFALGFVLLARVPMRQAVRDAGNPVPSRI, encoded by the coding sequence GTGGGGACCGAGACCGTGCGGGACACGGGGCCGGGCGCCGAGGCGCTCGCCGCACGCCGGCGCGAGCAGCGCGGCTGGTACTTCTACGACTGGGCCTGCTCGGTGTACTCCACCAGCGTCCTGACGGTGTTCCTGGGGCCGTACCTCACCTCGGTCGCCAAGGCCGCGGCCGACGCGGACGGCTATGTGCATCCGCTCGGGATCCCGGTCCGCGCGGGCTCGTTCTTCGCCTACTCCGTCTCGCTCTCGGTGATCCTCGCGATCTTCGTGATGCCGCTCGCGGGCGCAGCCGCCGACCGGTCGGGCCGCAAGAAACCACTGCTCGCCGTCTCCGCGTACACGGGAGCGGCGGCGACGACCGGGATGTTCTTCCTGGACGGCCACCGCTATCTGCTCGGCGGCGTCCTCCTGGTGGTGGCGAACGCCTCGCTCGCCGTCTCGATGGTGCTCTACAACGCCTATCTGCCGCAGATCGCGCCTCCGGAGGAGCGCGACGCGGTCTCCACGCGCGGGTGGGCGTTCGGCTACGCCTCGGGCGCGCTCGTCCTCGTCCTCGACCTGGTGCTGTACCTGAACCACGACGCCTTCGGCGTCTCGGAGTCGGCGGCGGTACGGATCTGTCTGGCCACGGCGGGAGTGTGGTGGGGCGCGTTCACCCTGGTGCCGTTGCGCCGTCTGCGGGACCGGGGAGCCGCGGACGCGCCCGCGCGCACGGCGCCGGGGCTGCGCCAGTTGAAGGCCACCGTGATGGACATGCGCCGTCATCCTCTGACGCTGTCCTTCCTGCTCGCCTATCTGGTCTACAACGACGGCGTGCAGACGGTGATCTCGCAGGCCTCCGTCTACGGCTCCGAGGAGCTGGGGCTCGAGCAGTCCACGCTCATCGTGGCGGTGCTGCTCGTGCAGGTCCTGGCCGTGGTGGGTGCCCTCGCCATGGGGCGGCTGGCCCGCAGGTACGGGGGCAAGCGCACGATCCTGGGCTCGCTCGTGGCGTGGACGGTGACGATCGGGGCGGGCTACTTCCTCCCGGCGGGCGCGCCCGTGTGGTTCTTCGCCCTCGCGGTCGGGATCGGCCTGGTCCTGGGCGGCACTCAGGCCCTGTCGCGCTCCCTGTTCTCGCATCTGGTGCCGGCCGGCAAGGAGGCCGAGTACTTCTCCGCGTACGAGATGAGCGACCGGGGCATGTCCTGGCTGGGGCCCCTGGTGTTCGGGCTCGCCTACCAGCTGACGGGCAGCTACCGGGACGCGATCGTGTCCCTGGTGGCGTTCTTCGCGCTCGGCTTCGTGCTGCTCGCGCGGGTGCCGATGCGGCAGGCGGTGCGCGACGCGGGCAATCCCGTACCCAGCAGGATTTAG
- the yczE gene encoding membrane protein YczE, giving the protein MSGSPGSPGSPASSGSSGSSASSGGSLVRRLVQLYVGLVLYGVSSALLVEAGLGLEPWGVLHQGLTELTGISIGVVSIIVGAIVLLLWVPLRQRPGLGTVSNVFVVGLAIDGTLAVVPDVHALALRVPLLVAAIVLNGVATGLYIAARFGPGPRDGLMTGLNQRTGRSIRLMRTVVEITVVATGFALGGTIGVGTVAYALAIGPLAQFFLRVFAGPTSPGGSGVVAGSSSVRAILRK; this is encoded by the coding sequence TTGTCCGGCTCTCCCGGTTCTCCCGGTTCTCCCGCTTCTTCGGGTTCCTCCGGTTCTTCCGCGTCGTCCGGCGGCTCACTGGTCCGTCGGCTCGTCCAGCTGTACGTGGGCCTGGTCCTGTACGGCGTCAGCTCGGCGCTGCTCGTGGAGGCGGGGCTCGGTCTGGAGCCGTGGGGCGTGCTGCACCAGGGGCTGACCGAGCTGACCGGCATCTCCATCGGCGTCGTCTCCATCATCGTGGGCGCGATCGTGCTGCTGCTCTGGGTGCCGCTGCGCCAGCGGCCCGGCCTCGGCACGGTCTCGAACGTCTTCGTGGTGGGCCTGGCGATCGACGGCACGCTCGCCGTGGTGCCCGACGTGCACGCGCTCGCGCTGCGCGTCCCGCTCCTCGTGGCCGCGATCGTGCTGAACGGCGTGGCGACGGGCCTGTACATCGCGGCCCGGTTCGGTCCGGGCCCGCGCGACGGCCTGATGACGGGCCTGAACCAGCGCACCGGCCGCTCGATCCGCCTGATGCGCACGGTCGTCGAGATCACCGTCGTCGCCACCGGCTTCGCCCTGGGCGGCACGATCGGCGTCGGCACGGTCGCCTACGCCCTGGCGATCGGCCCGCTGGCCCAGTTCTTCCTGCGCGTCTTCGCCGGCCCCACGTCCCCGGGCGGTTCCGGAGTGGTCGCCGGCTCGTCATCCGTCCGGGCGATACTGCGCAAGTGA
- the fxsA gene encoding FxsA family membrane protein, whose product MTTGTPPRRSRVRRFLPLGIAAWAVLEVWLLMLVAGAAGGFTVFLVLVAGLVLGAVVIKAAGRRAFQNLSETIQRAQTNPAAAPAEPRTQGNGLLMLAGLLLMIPGLITDALGLLLLVPPVRGALSRYTERAVERRMSTAAEGTLGGAFQQARMRQPGTTVIQGEVVREDDRPGSHRDDSEPRPPIMPS is encoded by the coding sequence ATGACCACTGGCACTCCGCCCCGGCGCTCCCGGGTCCGCAGGTTCCTCCCGCTCGGCATCGCCGCCTGGGCGGTCCTCGAGGTCTGGCTGCTCATGCTGGTGGCTGGGGCGGCCGGAGGCTTCACGGTCTTCCTGGTTCTCGTGGCCGGCCTGGTCCTCGGCGCCGTCGTGATCAAGGCCGCGGGCCGCCGCGCGTTCCAGAACCTGAGCGAGACGATCCAGCGCGCGCAGACGAACCCGGCGGCGGCGCCCGCCGAGCCGCGCACGCAGGGCAACGGGCTGCTGATGCTCGCGGGACTGCTCCTGATGATCCCCGGCCTGATCACGGACGCCCTCGGTCTGCTGCTCCTCGTGCCCCCGGTGCGGGGCGCCCTGAGCCGGTACACGGAGCGGGCGGTCGAGCGCCGGATGAGCACGGCGGCCGAGGGCACGCTGGGCGGTGCCTTCCAGCAGGCGCGGATGCGTCAGCCCGGCACGACCGTGATCCAGGGCGAGGTGGTCCGCGAGGACGACCGCCCGGGATCCCACCGCGACGACTCCGAGCCGCGCCCGCCGATCATGCCGTCCTGA
- a CDS encoding glycerophosphodiester phosphodiesterase: MTEPVRHPYLDHPGPLALAHRGGAADGLENTVAAFRRAVGLGYRYIETDVHATADGRLVAFHDATLDRVTDGHGRIAELPWDDVRHARVAGREPVPLFEELLETFPDVRWNVDVKAEPALAPLLALIERTRAWDRVCVGSFSESRVARARTLAGPRLATSYGTAGIAGLRLRSYGMPAPLNRSAVCAQVPVAQYGVRVVDRRFVRAAHARGLQVHVWTVNEESEMRRLFALGVDGIVSDHIETLRDVLKDLGTWA; the protein is encoded by the coding sequence GTGACCGAGCCCGTACGCCACCCCTATCTCGACCATCCCGGCCCGCTCGCCCTCGCTCATCGCGGCGGGGCGGCGGACGGCCTGGAGAACACCGTCGCCGCGTTCCGCCGCGCCGTCGGCCTCGGCTACCGCTACATCGAGACGGATGTGCACGCCACCGCCGACGGGCGGCTCGTCGCGTTCCACGACGCGACCCTGGACCGGGTGACCGACGGGCACGGCCGGATCGCCGAGCTGCCGTGGGACGACGTGCGCCACGCGCGCGTGGCGGGCCGCGAGCCGGTGCCGCTCTTCGAGGAACTCCTGGAGACCTTCCCCGACGTCCGCTGGAACGTGGACGTGAAGGCGGAGCCCGCGCTCGCCCCGCTCCTCGCCCTGATCGAGCGCACGCGCGCGTGGGACCGCGTCTGCGTCGGCTCCTTCTCCGAGTCCCGCGTCGCCCGCGCCCGCACCCTGGCGGGCCCACGCCTGGCCACCTCGTACGGCACCGCGGGCATCGCGGGCCTGCGGCTGCGCTCCTACGGGATGCCGGCCCCGCTGAACCGCTCGGCGGTGTGCGCGCAGGTGCCCGTCGCGCAGTACGGGGTGCGCGTGGTGGACCGGCGCTTCGTGCGCGCCGCCCACGCGCGCGGGCTGCAGGTGCACGTGTGGACGGTGAACGAGGAGAGCGAGATGCGACGCCTTTTCGCGCTCGGGGTCGATGGCATAGTTTCCGATCACATCGAGACGCTGCGCGACGTCCTCAAGGACCTGGGCACCTGGGCCTGA
- a CDS encoding SCO1417 family MocR-like transcription factor, with the protein MAQWTSAIGSAQLARLLTSQQPRSAGTGAKRPPAYRALADGIRLLLLEGRVTVATRLPAERELAVALSVSRTTVAAAYEALRGEGFLESRRGAGSWTAVPAGNPLPARGLEPLPPEALGSMIDLGTAALPAPEPWLTRAVQGALEELPPYAHTHGDYPAGLPALRSMIADRYTVHGIPTMPEQIMVTTGAMGAMDAICHLFAGRGERVAVESPSYANILQLMKEAGLRLVPVAMADGLGGWDLDRWRQVLRDAAPRLAYVVADFHNPTGALADEERRRSLVDAARSAGTVLVVDETMTELYFDPDLEMPRRVCAFDPAGSTVITVGSASKAFWAGMRIGWVRAAPDVIRSLVAARAYADLGTPVLEQLAVNWLMHTGGWEEAVELRRGQARENRDALVAAVRRELPDWEFDVPDGGLTLWVKAGGLSGSRLAALGERVGVRVPSGPRFGVDGAFEGYVRLPFTVGGAVADEAALRLAAAARLVRDGQGAGGDVPRTLIA; encoded by the coding sequence ATGGCCCAGTGGACTTCGGCGATCGGGTCGGCCCAGCTCGCCCGGTTGCTCACCTCGCAGCAGCCGCGGTCGGCCGGCACCGGCGCCAAGCGCCCGCCCGCCTATCGCGCCCTCGCCGACGGGATCCGGCTGCTCCTGCTGGAGGGCCGGGTCACGGTCGCCACCCGGCTGCCCGCCGAGCGCGAGCTCGCCGTCGCGCTCTCCGTGAGCCGCACCACCGTGGCCGCCGCCTACGAAGCGCTGCGCGGCGAAGGCTTCCTGGAGTCCCGCAGGGGAGCCGGCAGCTGGACCGCCGTGCCCGCGGGCAACCCGCTGCCCGCGCGCGGCCTGGAGCCGCTGCCGCCCGAGGCCCTCGGCTCGATGATCGACCTCGGCACCGCGGCCCTGCCGGCCCCCGAACCCTGGCTCACGCGCGCCGTCCAGGGCGCCCTGGAGGAGCTGCCCCCGTACGCGCACACGCACGGTGACTACCCGGCCGGGCTGCCCGCGCTGCGCTCGATGATCGCCGACCGCTACACGGTGCACGGCATCCCGACCATGCCCGAGCAGATCATGGTCACCACCGGCGCGATGGGCGCCATGGACGCGATCTGCCACCTGTTCGCGGGCCGCGGTGAACGCGTCGCCGTCGAGTCGCCCTCGTACGCGAACATCCTGCAGCTCATGAAGGAGGCGGGCCTGCGGCTCGTGCCCGTAGCCATGGCGGACGGGCTCGGCGGCTGGGACCTCGACCGGTGGCGTCAGGTGCTGCGCGACGCCGCGCCGCGCCTCGCCTATGTGGTGGCCGACTTCCACAACCCCACCGGGGCGCTCGCCGACGAGGAGCGGCGCCGCTCCCTGGTGGACGCCGCCCGGTCGGCCGGCACCGTGCTCGTGGTCGACGAGACCATGACCGAGCTGTACTTCGACCCGGATCTGGAGATGCCGCGCCGGGTGTGCGCCTTCGACCCGGCGGGCTCCACGGTGATCACGGTCGGCTCGGCCAGCAAGGCGTTCTGGGCGGGCATGCGCATCGGCTGGGTGCGGGCCGCCCCGGACGTCATCCGCAGCCTCGTCGCCGCGCGCGCCTACGCGGACCTGGGCACCCCGGTCCTGGAGCAGCTGGCCGTGAACTGGCTGATGCACACCGGGGGCTGGGAGGAGGCCGTCGAGCTGCGCCGCGGCCAGGCCCGGGAGAACCGGGACGCGCTGGTGGCGGCCGTGCGCCGGGAGCTGCCCGACTGGGAGTTCGACGTGCCCGACGGAGGACTCACGCTCTGGGTGAAGGCCGGCGGCCTGTCGGGCTCGCGCCTGGCCGCGCTGGGGGAGCGGGTCGGGGTGCGGGTGCCGTCGGGGCCCCGGTTCGGCGTCGACGGCGCGTTCGAGGGCTACGTACGGCTGCCGTTCACGGTCGGCGGGGCGGTGGCCGACGAGGCGGCGCTGCGGCTCGCCGCGGCGGCCCGGCTCGTCCGCGACGGCCAGGGTGCGGGCGGGGACGTGCCGCGCACCCTGATCGCCTAG